The Oreochromis niloticus isolate F11D_XX linkage group LG2, O_niloticus_UMD_NMBU, whole genome shotgun sequence genome includes a region encoding these proteins:
- the nkx3-2 gene encoding homeobox protein Nkx-3.2 isoform X2, whose protein sequence is MAVRGNSLMPFSIQAILNKKDDSRHLPDLDMCFSKTACWKIFGEMDGGSRRNESEACEPTDQKSYDSDSGLSEDNDSKTPAPCKSEKDGDPASDVPEESLQEETDHESAAAENSKSDTEPGNGTDSSNLDEKSLDQPKQRKKRSRAAFSHAQVFELERRFNHQRYLSGPERADLAASLKLTETQVKIWFQNRRYKTKRRQMAADLMASTPAAKKEAQIALLLTRGRGLRGLLNVSD, encoded by the exons ATGGCCGTTCGTGGCAACTCGCTGATGCCTTTCTCAATCCAAGCCATCCTGAACAAAAAAGACGACAGTCGACACTTGCCAGATTTGGACATGTGCTTCTCAAAGACTGCCTGCTGGAAAATATTTGGAGAGATGGACGGCGGATCGAGGAGAAACGAGAGTGAAGCTTGTGAGCCGACCGACCAGAAGAGCTACGACTCGGATTCGGGACTCAGTGAGGACAACGACAGCAAGACTCCAGCCCCATGTAAATCGGAGAAAGACGGAGACCCTGCGTCGGATGTGCCGGAGGAAAGCCTGCAGGAGGAGACGGACCACGAGTCTGCAGCTGCGGAAAACTCCAAGAGTGACACGGAGCCCGGTAATGGCACGG ATTCCAGCAACCTGGACGAGAAGAGTCTGGATCAACCTAAACAGCGGAAAAAGCGCTCCAGAGCTGCCTTCTCTCACGCTCAGGTCTTCGAGCTGGAGCGCCGTTTCAATCACCAGCGGTACCTTTCCGGGCCGGAGCGGGCGGACCTGGCGGCCTCCCTGAAGCTCACAGAGACTCAGGTGAAGATCTGGTTCCAGAACCGCCGGTACAAGACGAAACGCCGCCAGATGGCCGCCGATCTTATGGCTTCAACCCCAGCAGCCAAGAAG GAAGCCCAAATAGCTTTACTTCTGACAAGAGGAAGAGGCCTGAGGGGACTGCTCAACGTCTCTGATTGA
- the nkx3-2 gene encoding homeobox protein Nkx-3.2 isoform X1, whose protein sequence is MAVRGNSLMPFSIQAILNKKDDSRHLPDLDMCFSKTACWKIFGEMDGGSRRNESEACEPTDQKSYDSDSGLSEDNDSKTPAPCKSEKDGDPASDVPEESLQEETDHESAAAENSKSDTEPGNGTDSSNLDEKSLDQPKQRKKRSRAAFSHAQVFELERRFNHQRYLSGPERADLAASLKLTETQVKIWFQNRRYKTKRRQMAADLMASTPAAKKVAVKVLVRDDQRQYSPGEILRPPLLSLQPSYYYPYAYCLPAWTLSACAGNQ, encoded by the exons ATGGCCGTTCGTGGCAACTCGCTGATGCCTTTCTCAATCCAAGCCATCCTGAACAAAAAAGACGACAGTCGACACTTGCCAGATTTGGACATGTGCTTCTCAAAGACTGCCTGCTGGAAAATATTTGGAGAGATGGACGGCGGATCGAGGAGAAACGAGAGTGAAGCTTGTGAGCCGACCGACCAGAAGAGCTACGACTCGGATTCGGGACTCAGTGAGGACAACGACAGCAAGACTCCAGCCCCATGTAAATCGGAGAAAGACGGAGACCCTGCGTCGGATGTGCCGGAGGAAAGCCTGCAGGAGGAGACGGACCACGAGTCTGCAGCTGCGGAAAACTCCAAGAGTGACACGGAGCCCGGTAATGGCACGG ATTCCAGCAACCTGGACGAGAAGAGTCTGGATCAACCTAAACAGCGGAAAAAGCGCTCCAGAGCTGCCTTCTCTCACGCTCAGGTCTTCGAGCTGGAGCGCCGTTTCAATCACCAGCGGTACCTTTCCGGGCCGGAGCGGGCGGACCTGGCGGCCTCCCTGAAGCTCACAGAGACTCAGGTGAAGATCTGGTTCCAGAACCGCCGGTACAAGACGAAACGCCGCCAGATGGCCGCCGATCTTATGGCTTCAACCCCAGCAGCCAAGAAGGTAGCGGTGAAAGTTTTGGTGCGGGACGACCAGAGACAGTACAGCCCGGGAGAGATCTTGCGGCCCCCGCTGCTCTCCCTGCAACCGTCCTACTATTACCCCTACGCCTACTGCCTCCCTGCATGGACGCTCTCTGCGTGTGCGGGGAACCAGTGA